Genomic window (Ruminococcus flavefaciens AE3010):
ATAGGATATGCAAGCTTACGCTTACCCCAATCCTCGTTGACTTCAACAGCTTCGGCGTGACGCTCGATTCTCTCCTTGAACTTAGCTACGAGAGCCTTCATAGGCTCCTCGCCGTTCTTGAGGCTGAAAACAACCATTACTTCATACTTAGCGGATACCTTTGCCATTTAGCACACCTCCTTCTGGGATCATGCCCGACAACTCACTGCGGGCAAGGATAATAATAGTACCTGTTTACACACGATACTCAAATATTATATCATTTCATTGGCTGCTTGTCAAGCACTTTTTCATAAAAATCGCCGATGTGCTATTTTTCCAGCTTTTTGCCCTTATAGACATAGCTGTCGGACTTGAGCCAGCCGTGCTCGGAAAGGACATAATCCTCCTTATAATTTCTTGCGTCAAAGGTGTCGGGGTCAAGATCGGGCCGCTTTACCAGCGAGCTCATGAACCTGCCGTAAGACCTGAACACCACATTTCCGTCCTCGTCGAGCTCAAAGCTGTTATCGGAGCTCAGGGAATAGACCGTATCGAATTCCTGTCCAACAGGCATTCCGCTGCGCTCCCACAGATTCGTTTTGTGGAAGGTTATGCTGTTCTTTCTCTGCTCGCAGGTGAAGGAGATCATTTTTCCGTCGTATACGCTGCATATCTCTCCGCTGTTATCATCGAAAAAGACATAGAATTCACCTTTGAACCTGTTGTCATAGTCGAGCTCGGGATTCTGTTCCTCTGTCTCCTTGACCTCATATACGCCTCTTTCAAGCCATATACCGTTTTCTCCTATGGGACCTGTCTCGGTGGCAGCTTCGGTGTTTTGCGCAGAACTCATGATGTCAGCCTCTGTTGCCGTGCTGTCTGAAGCTGCAAAGACCTCCTGAGCGCTCGGCTCGGAATAATCCCTGTCAAAAGATGCACAGCCGTAAAGCATGGAAAGTGCTGTGATTGATAAGATCAGTTTTTTCATAGTATCGACCGTTCCTCATTTGGATTTTGTGGTTTATGTGAATTGATTAATTAAAACTATTATATCACATAAGTTTCATATTTGCAACTCATTTTTTGCGCTTTTTTTACTTAAACTGCTGTTTTTCGGGCAGAACCGCAAAAAAGTTGACATTTGCAAGGTTTCATAGTATAATAAATGTATATGGGAGCATTTTTGCTCCCTTTATTTACGAAAGGATATGAATATGAATGGCAACCTATGAGATACTCAAAGACCTTGCGATAATCTTTATCTGCGCAAAGGCTGCCGGACTTCTTGCAAGAAGACTGAAGGCGCCTATGGTCGTGGGAGAAATAGTCGCGGGACTGCTTATCGGACCGTGTCTGCTGGGCTGGGTGGAGCCTACCCCGTTTATCAAGCAGATGGCTGAGATAGGCGTTATTCTTATTATGTTCTCGGCAGGACTTGAAACGAACCTTCAGGAAATGAAAAAATCGGGATTTGCGGCGTTCCTTATCGCCTGCGTGGGAGTTTTAGTACCGCTGGTGGGCGGAAGTCTGCTTTATATGTGCGTTTACGGCTTCTCGGAGTTTGGCTCCGACGAGTTCTTCAAGGCGGTGTTCATCGGCTGTATAATGACGGCGACCTCAGTCGGCATAACAGTCGAGGTACTGAAAGAAATGGGCAAGCTGAAAAGCCGCGTGGGACAGACCATACTCAGTGCCGCTATCATAGACGACGTTATCGGTATCATCGTCCTCACCTTTGTACTCGGCTTCAAGGATCCCGACAGCAATACTCTCCTCGTTACGGGAAAGATACTGCTTTTCCTTGTGCTGTCGCTGGTCATCGGCTTCATCATCTACAAGGTGTTCAAGTTCTACGATGACAGACACGCTCACACAAGACGTATACCTATCATCGCTATAACCCTTTGTTTCATAATGGCGTATATTGCCGAGAAATACTTCGGTATCGCCGATATCACAGGCGCTTATATCGCAGGAATAATCCTCTGCAACGTCCGCGACGCCGAGTACATAGACCGCCGCGTAAATATCAACGGATATATGTTCTTTGCACCTATGTTTTTTGTAGGTATCGGTCTTGAAACCGACCTTAAAACCGTTGACTCCAGCATGATAGTGTTCTCAATAGGCTTTGTTCTGGTAGCTATGCTCAGCAAGGTCATCGGCTGCGGACTGGTTTCAAAGTGCTTTAAGTACAGCTGGCTCGACTGCCTGAAGATAGGCGCAGGCATGATGACACGCGGCGAGGTAGCCCTCATCATCACAAACAAGGGACTTGGTCTTGGTATCATCGACTCGTCATATTTTACGGCAGTTATACTGCTCATAATCGTATCAAGTATCGTTACGCCTATAATTTTAAAGCTGCTTTTCGGAAAATCCCATGATGAAGCAGAAACGGCTGTTGAAACAAAAGCCACATCATAACACGCATTTGTAGGGGACGGCGTCCTCGACGTCCCTTTAAGGGAACGCCTTCTCTTGCAAGGCGTTCCCTCTTTCCAAACAGTCCACTGGACTGTTTGGAAATTCACCCTTTGCGAGGCGCTTTGTAACTGTGGGGCTTTGCCCACCCCCACCAGAGGCGCTGCCTCTGACCTAACAGGTACGTCCCCTCTGTCGCTTCGCGACATCTCCCCATTTTATGGGGAGTCACTCCGCCAAAGGGACAAAGTCCCTTTGGAATCCCATTCATGCGCTAAGCAAAAAATTACTGTAATTCTTCTACTTACTTATCGAAAGGAGAAAAATATGTTCAGAATAGGTCACGGTTACGACGTTCACAAGCTGGTGGAGGGCAGAAAGCTCATTCTCGGCGGTATCGAGATACCTCACGTTACGGGGCTTCTCGGTCACTCCGACGCGGACGTCCTCGTTCACGCTATCATGGACGCTATGCTGGGGGCTCTTGCCATGGGTGACATCGGTCACCTCTTCCCCGACAACGACGACAGCTTCAAGGACGCCGACAGCATGAAGCTCATGGCTGAGGTATGCCGCAGGATAAGAGCCGAGGGCTGGGAAATAGGCAATATAGACGCTACTATAATCGCACAGGCTCCCAAGCTCGCTCCACATATCATGGCTATGCGGGAGAATATCGCCAAGGTCTGCGGCTGCGACGTTTCGCAGATAAGCGTTAAGGCTACCACCGAGGAACACCTGGGCTTCACAGGCGAAAAGCTGGGCATGTCCGCTCACGCTGTAGCTCTCATGTGCAAGGCTTAAAAAGCTTCCGATGTACTACATCTACATCATAAAATGCGAGGGAGACCTGCTCTATACGGGCATAACCACCGACGTTGACCGCAGAATGGACGAGCACTTCGGCAGAACGACCAAATGTGCAAAGTTCACGCGTTCACACAAGGCGCTCTCCCTTGAAGCTCTGTGGAGCTGCGGCGACAGAAGTCTCGCATCAAAGCTGGAATACCGCATAAAACAGCTTACAAAAGCACAAAAGCTCCGCCTTATTGCAGACAACGCCTGCTTTTCGGAGCTGTTTGGCACTGAAAATACAGAACTCTACTGCCGAGAGATCATCTGACAAGGAGTATCATATGTACGAAAACAAAACCGACGACCTTCCCGTAAAAGCCGTCCTTGCCTGCGTTGATACAGGTGAATTCGACGCCGAGGTCTCAATAAACGAGCTTGAAGAGCTGGCGACCACCGCAAACGCAGAGGTGGTGGGCTCTGTCATACAGAAGCGCCCCACATATGACCCTGCCACCTGTATGGGCGCAGGCAGACTGGAGGAGCTTAAAGAGCAGCTTGAAGCCCTCAAAGCCGAGCTGGTCATCTTCGACCACGAGCTCACGGGAGTTCAGGTGCGAAATATCGAGGATATACTGGACGTCCGCGTTATCGACCGCACCACGCTCATACTTGACATCTTCGCTCAGCGTGCCCGCACAAAAGAGGGTAAATTGCAGGTAGAGCTGGCTCAGCAAAAGTACCGTCTTCCCCGTCTGACGGGTATGGGTACTGCCCTTTCGAGACTGGGCGGCGGTATCGGCACAAGAGGTCCGGGCGAGACCAAGCTGGAGACCGACAAGCGCCATATCCGCAAGCGCATCAGCTACCTTGAAGCGGAGCTTGAAGAGCTTAAAAAGCACCGTAACTTCTCGCGGTCACGCCGCAAAAAAGACGGTGTGCTCTGTGCTGCTATCGTCGGCTACACAAATGTGGGCAAGTCCACGCTGCTGAACGCTCTCACCGATGCAGGCGTTCTCGCCGAAAACAAGCTCTTTGCTACACTTGATATCACCTCCCGTTCCATAGAGCTCCCCGACGGCAGAAGCGTCATGCTCATTGACACGGTCGGACTTATCAGGCGTCTGCCACATAATCTGGTAGAGGCGTTCAAGTCCACACTTGAAGAAGCGGCGGCTGCGGATATCATACTCAATGTGCAGGACCTTTCCTCCCCTGAGATAAAGGAACAGGCTGAGGTAACGGCAAGTCTTCTGAATGAGCTGGGCTGTGAGGGCATACCCCAGATATACGTCATGAACAAGGCTGACGCCGCACCGTTCACGGATACTGTCTTTGAGGACGACAACACTGTTATGATAAGCGCCAAGGAGCACACAGGCTTTGATAAGCTCCTTGAATGTATAATGAAGAACCTCCCCGAGACCGCCAAGCGCATGAAGCTGCTTATCCCCTACGACAAGGGAGCTTTTCTCGGCAGGATAAGGCAGGACGGCAAGATATTCTCCGAGGAATACGCCGAGAACGGCACTCTTATCGACGCACTTGTGGACGTGAAGCTCATCAAGGAAGCGGAAAGCTACAAGGTGTGATGTCTTTTCAGCGTAATGTTTTTTATTACGCTTTTGCATTATGCACAATTCTAAATGGAAATGATTAGGCAAAAAGCTAAAAATTATTAACTCATCGTAACATTTGTTCAGAGCTGTTTACATTGCCCCATATCTTATTGTACACTTATTATGTATAGCTTTATCTTGCAGGAAGCAGTTTTATAATTGCCAAAGGAGTTCAGACGAACATGGTCAACAGGATCAGAAGTATCTTTTCCAAGAAGGATACTGAGAATAATTCAAAATTTAAAAGCTGTATCAGAAAACTCTTGCCATATCTGTTGTTTCTTTTCATGATACTTACTATAAATTATGCCTATTATTATTACGACGATGTAATAGTTATAAACACCCTTGATATTATCACACTGAGCATTGCAGGCATAGTTCTGCTGGCCACACTGATAATCCTTTTAAGGCACAACCTCAGAATCAAAAAAGAAACGGAATATGAGCCTATTATTATCGCAATAATATTCGGTGTCCTCAATTACTGGGTATGCGAGACTGTAAACAGCTTTTCTGTTCTTAAGGAGTATTATGTTTTTACGTTAATAGGCATTTTTCTGAATATACTGCCTTTCATTCTGGGAGTTGTATT
Coding sequences:
- the hflX gene encoding GTPase HflX; the protein is MYENKTDDLPVKAVLACVDTGEFDAEVSINELEELATTANAEVVGSVIQKRPTYDPATCMGAGRLEELKEQLEALKAELVIFDHELTGVQVRNIEDILDVRVIDRTTLILDIFAQRARTKEGKLQVELAQQKYRLPRLTGMGTALSRLGGGIGTRGPGETKLETDKRHIRKRISYLEAELEELKKHRNFSRSRRKKDGVLCAAIVGYTNVGKSTLLNALTDAGVLAENKLFATLDITSRSIELPDGRSVMLIDTVGLIRRLPHNLVEAFKSTLEEAAAADIILNVQDLSSPEIKEQAEVTASLLNELGCEGIPQIYVMNKADAAPFTDTVFEDDNTVMISAKEHTGFDKLLECIMKNLPETAKRMKLLIPYDKGAFLGRIRQDGKIFSEEYAENGTLIDALVDVKLIKEAESYKV
- the ispF gene encoding 2-C-methyl-D-erythritol 2,4-cyclodiphosphate synthase, which codes for MFRIGHGYDVHKLVEGRKLILGGIEIPHVTGLLGHSDADVLVHAIMDAMLGALAMGDIGHLFPDNDDSFKDADSMKLMAEVCRRIRAEGWEIGNIDATIIAQAPKLAPHIMAMRENIAKVCGCDVSQISVKATTEEHLGFTGEKLGMSAHAVALMCKA
- the rpsF gene encoding 30S ribosomal protein S6 encodes the protein MAKVSAKYEVMVVFSLKNGEEPMKALVAKFKERIERHAEAVEVNEDWGKRKLAYPIEDETEGYYVIYTFQSQPDYPAELSRRLNITDGVLRSLVTVVE
- a CDS encoding cation:proton antiporter, encoding MATYEILKDLAIIFICAKAAGLLARRLKAPMVVGEIVAGLLIGPCLLGWVEPTPFIKQMAEIGVILIMFSAGLETNLQEMKKSGFAAFLIACVGVLVPLVGGSLLYMCVYGFSEFGSDEFFKAVFIGCIMTATSVGITVEVLKEMGKLKSRVGQTILSAAIIDDVIGIIVLTFVLGFKDPDSNTLLVTGKILLFLVLSLVIGFIIYKVFKFYDDRHAHTRRIPIIAITLCFIMAYIAEKYFGIADITGAYIAGIILCNVRDAEYIDRRVNINGYMFFAPMFFVGIGLETDLKTVDSSMIVFSIGFVLVAMLSKVIGCGLVSKCFKYSWLDCLKIGAGMMTRGEVALIITNKGLGLGIIDSSYFTAVILLIIVSSIVTPIILKLLFGKSHDEAETAVETKATS
- a CDS encoding GIY-YIG nuclease family protein codes for the protein MYYIYIIKCEGDLLYTGITTDVDRRMDEHFGRTTKCAKFTRSHKALSLEALWSCGDRSLASKLEYRIKQLTKAQKLRLIADNACFSELFGTENTELYCREII